GTTTTCCCCGAATAATTGATCAAATAGGGAAGAGCTTCCAAGATATGATTGATTTTTTCAGAATGGTGGTTCATAAAAGACCTCATTTATGATAATGAAATTTAAAGCCGCCGCAGTGCAAGTCACAAGTACAGCAAGAGTCTCAAATAACCTAACTAAGTGTAGGCAACTTGTGGAAGAGGCGGCCAGTGCTGGTGCCAAAGTCATAGGCCTTCCTGAAAACTTTTCCTTTATGGGAACAGAATCGGAGAAAAAAAATCTCCTCGGTCAAATCGAAGAGGAGACGACCGCTTTTCTAAAAGAGACAGCAAAAGACTTGAGGATCTACCTTTTGGGGGGAGGATTCCCGACCAAGGCTCCTACTGGTAAAGTATACAACACGGCTGTCATTACTGACCCAAGTGGAAAAGAAGTATTTCGTTATCATAAAGCCCACCTTTTCAACGCAGTTGTAGGTGATGGATTCAATTATAGTGAATCTAATTCCACGGAAAGTGGAGGAAAGGTTCCCGATGTCATCCAAACAGAATACGGAAAAATCTCTTCGGCAATTTGTTACGACATTCGATTTCCAGAACTATTTCGCAGTCTTTCGGAGAAGGGTGTAGAGTTATGTTTTTTGCCGGCAGCCTTTACTGTCCCCACCGGAGAAGCGCATTGGCATGTATTACTTCGAGCTCGAGCGATCGAAAATTTTATGTATGTGTTAGCGCCGGGGCAAACGGGAATCCATGACCCGCATGGGAAACGCAAAACCTTTGGTCATTCTCTTATCATTTCCCCTTGGGGAGAAATTTTAGATGAAATAGACAATGAGGAAGGATTTGCCATTGCCGATATCGACTTACAAAAGTTAAGCGATATTAGAAATCAACTCCCGAGTTTGAACCATCGTCTGTTTTAAAAAAAAGATTTTTTTGTCGTTGAAGATTTTTTCATTAGGATAAAGTCTTTCATCACTTTTTCTGCTGCTTTTTGTTTTTCCATGTGTACAAAATGTCCACATTCAGAAAATAAAACTGCTTTTACATGAGGAGTGGTTCTTTCTAATTCCATTACGTCCTTTCCTGGGATGATGGGATCTTCTTCTCCTCGCATGATGAGGGTGGGAACTCTATTTCCAAACACAATGGGCCGAATGTCAGTGCGATCTAACATCTCAAGAATCATAAGGATTTGTCTTGGATTCAAACATTCAAATTGTGGGTTATATTCTTTTAAGAATTGTTTGATTTCTTCTCTTGCATGGAAGGCTGCAGAGTCGTACACACCATAGGAAAATCCAATTTGTAAGGCTTTTGGGAGAGATTTCCCCACTTTAAATCCAAAATCGAAAAAACTACCTAAGTTGGCACGAAGTCCGACCACTCCGATTTTTAAAATCCCAGGAACTGGACCATGAACAAAAGGAGCAATGGAAATCACTTGTTTGATCCTTTGTGGGAATAGAGAAGCAATCGCAAGGACCGCCATCCCACCAGTAGAATGGCCAACGAGTGTGATGTCCTTTTCTCCCGCAGAGGCCCAAATTCCTTGTGCTTGTGTTTCTAAAAAGTCTTGGAGGGTTAAACCTTTTTTTTGATCAAATATTTCTGCCGGATAATGACCGACTAAGTCGAGTTCAATGACATCTCCTAGTTCACGAAAAAAAGGAATGTTAAGACCCCAATACCCTGCCGCCGAACACCAACCACCAATGAGAACAATTGTCTCTTTGGACTTGGGATTGAGTGACTTATGTTTTACATAAGTGAGTCTATGATTTTTCCAGTTATAAATTTGTCTTTCTGACATATAAATCCTCTAGTCTTCTATGATGCGGGGAAAGGATCCTAGAATTTTTGTTACCACTTCATAATTGATAGTTCCCGTCCAAGTCGCATGGTCATCTGCTGATATGGTTTCGTTTCCAGATTTTCCGATAATGACTACATCATCACCAATGGATGCATCTGGGATATGTGTGATATCGAGCATAGTCATATTCATACAGATCCTTCCCAAAATTTTAGCACGTTCACCACGAACTAACATATATCCATTATTGGATAGTTTCCGATCCAGTCCCTCATAGTATCCGACGGGAACAACTGCCAATTTCGTATCGTGAGTGGTCTTATATGTGGACCCATAACCAATAAAACTTCCTTGGTTTAGGTTTTGGATGTGTTGGATTTGTGTTTTCCACGTAAGTGCTGGTTTCAACATCCCTACATCTTTTTTCATAAGAGAGAGAGAAAGTTTGGTTTCTAGACTTGGCCAAAGTCCATAGAGAGAAATCCCCACACGAACCAAATCCATCCTTGCTTCCGAAAATAACATTGCAGAGGCAGAAGAAGCACAATGACAAATTAGGTCAATAAACCCGTGTTTGGCGAATGTATCAATAGTATCTTGGAATCTTCCCAATTGTAACATAGAATAACTATGTTCTGTAAAATCTTCTGTACTCGCAAAGTGAGTGGCAATCCCAGAAAGAGGGAGTTTTTTCTCAAAAATTTCTTTGGCAAGGACTTCGGCACTATTTGTTGGAATTCCCAGTCTTGACATTCCTGTATCGACTTTTAAATGGATTTTGGGAGTGGGGGAAAGTTTGGCTAAGATTTCCATTTCTTCCACACGAGAGACCATCACCCAAAAATTTTCATCGGCGAGAGACTCCTTTCTCTCTTTTAAGTTGGGAATGCTCCCCATAATGAGAACTGTTGCTTTGGAAAAAACCTTGCGAATGGATAAGGCCTCTTCTAAAGAATTGACCCCCAAATAATCCGCACCAGCATCGAGGGCGATGGAAGCCGTGGCGAGGAGTCCATGCCCATAGGCATTGGATTTGATGATGGCAGTAAACTTGGTTTTGGGTCCAATGAGTTTGCGGAAAAGGGCGATATTGTGACTAAACGCCGACCGTGAGAGGTAAATCCGAGAAGAGAGCACGGTTCCATTTTTTTTTACTTTTCTCTTCTGTCGCTTCAGATATTTCTATTTTTGAATGCTTCCTAATCACTCTGAACTTCCCTCTTTTCCTCCCTTTGCAAACTGGAAAGGGATCTCCCAATACTTTCCTGTACAAGCTGATTCTGTTTGGTTGAACTATTGCGGAACCACACCTGTCTCCACTTATGCCATCGAGATGATGAATCTCTACTTTCAGGAATATGCCAAGTACGGTATCTTTGCTCCGAACTTTGCCGAACCTGCGATCAAAGCCTCCATTCGTGGATATATTGCAGAAATTCTCGCTTGTGATCCTTCTGAGATAGGAATCGTACATAACACAAGTGAAGGAATCAATCTTTATTCCCATAGCATCCAGATTCCAAAAGGGAAACGGATTTTAGTTTTGGAGAACGAATACCCAAGTAATGTGTATCCTTGGGAACATTGGAAAGAGAAGGGAGTCAGTTTAGAATTTATCCCCGTGGGAAAAACTCCCGAAGAATTTCTTTTCAATCTAAAACAGGAGTTAGAAAAAGGGAATGTATATATCCTTAGCCTATCACCTGTTCATTGGTGCACAGGTGTGGTTTTTGATCTGGAAGCCGTATCCCAACTTTGTGAGAACCATCACACCAAACTTGTGATTGATGGAAGCCAAGCCGTAGGACATATTGCCCTCGATTTTGGAAAAATCAAAGTGGCTTTTTGTGCCTTTGCTGCTTGGAAGTGGTTACTCGGTCCCTTAGGACTTGGGGTTGTTTATTTATCCAAAGAAGAATCCAAAGGATTTAAGCTTATTTTCAAAGGCCAAGCGAGTGTGGTCAACGATTCCAGTTATTTTCCTTATAGAGATGAATGGAAACCAGCCGCCGACCAATTTGAACAAAGTACCATCAATTTCAATGATTGGATTTATTTTTATGCATCCCTTCGGATGTTGTCGACACTTGGATTTTCTCGAGTGAGAGATCGTATCTATGAAGTTGCGGATCTTTTTAAAAAAGCTCTCCATGAACTTGGATTTTCTTTGGAATCGGATGCTTTTCCCACTATTAAAACAGGGATTCTTGCCATCACGGGTCATAAAGATCCCTCCAAATTCCAACCAGAAGCCATCCAATCTTTCTTAAAACAAAAAGGGATCACAACTGCTGTGCGGTTGGGTAGGCTCCGAATGGCACCTCATATTGCGATTGAAGAAGAACATGTAGTCCGAGTGAGAGATGCCCTAAAAGAATACTTGAGCTTAAGTTAAGCGAAGAGTTTATCCATCCAATATGTTCACAAAAATTTCTAAACAAATCGTGAATGCCTTCCCTTTGGTTTTACTTCTTATCTCAGGGATTGGATTTATATATCCAGAAAAGATCATTTGGTTTCAAGGTTCTTGGATCACGTATAGCCTCGGTGCTATTATGCTTGGGATGGGACTGACACTTGAGGCAGAGGACTTCGTTCGTATTTTAAAACAGCCAAAACCTATTTTGATTGGAACGGTTTTACAATATACTATCATGCCAGTTCTTGGTTATACGTTAGGTTATGTATTCCAATTGCCAGAACCCTATGCAGTGGGACTTATCCTTGTGTCTTGTTGTCCTGGGGGAACTGCCTCCAATGTCATTACCTTCTTATCGAAAGCCGATGTTCCTTTGAGTGTGACTTTAACTTCTGTCTCTACCATCCTTGGAATCCTTATGACACCTTTTCTTGTGGCCCTTCTCATTGGCAGTCGGTTGGAGATCGATCGTTTGGGTCTTGTGATCACTACCTTCCAAGTGATCTTAGTTCCTGTGGCTCTTGGTTTGTTTTTAAAGTCACTCTTCCCGAAACTCACAAAAGAGATTCAGGATTTCTTTCCGGTTCTCTCTGTTTTACTCATTGCGATGATTGTGGCTTCTATCATTGCGAGTGGAAAAGAAACCATCCTCCAATCGGACTTTCGCATTTTTTTTGCGGTGATTCTTTTGCATCTAGGCGGGTTTGGACTGGGAGGGATCTTTAGCTTTTATCTCACCAAAAATCCCAAAACGGCAAAAACCATTTCGATTGAAGTGGGGATGCAAAATTCCGGGCTCGGGGCGGTTTTGGCTCGGACCCACTTTCTAGATCCGAGCACCGCCATTCCTAGTGCTTTATCGAGTTTGACTCATTCGCTCTTGGGAAGTTTATTTGCGACCTATTTCAGAAAGGAACCGAAAAAACCCGCTATTGTCGATTGACTATATATGGGGTCGGTACGTCATGGCATAAATTATGAGAGAAATCATAAAACTAACCTGTG
The sequence above is drawn from the Leptospira wolbachii serovar Codice str. CDC genome and encodes:
- a CDS encoding carbon-nitrogen hydrolase family protein — protein: MKFKAAAVQVTSTARVSNNLTKCRQLVEEAASAGAKVIGLPENFSFMGTESEKKNLLGQIEEETTAFLKETAKDLRIYLLGGGFPTKAPTGKVYNTAVITDPSGKEVFRYHKAHLFNAVVGDGFNYSESNSTESGGKVPDVIQTEYGKISSAICYDIRFPELFRSLSEKGVELCFLPAAFTVPTGEAHWHVLLRARAIENFMYVLAPGQTGIHDPHGKRKTFGHSLIISPWGEILDEIDNEEGFAIADIDLQKLSDIRNQLPSLNHRLF
- a CDS encoding alpha/beta fold hydrolase, giving the protein MSERQIYNWKNHRLTYVKHKSLNPKSKETIVLIGGWCSAAGYWGLNIPFFRELGDVIELDLVGHYPAEIFDQKKGLTLQDFLETQAQGIWASAGEKDITLVGHSTGGMAVLAIASLFPQRIKQVISIAPFVHGPVPGILKIGVVGLRANLGSFFDFGFKVGKSLPKALQIGFSYGVYDSAAFHAREEIKQFLKEYNPQFECLNPRQILMILEMLDRTDIRPIVFGNRVPTLIMRGEEDPIIPGKDVMELERTTPHVKAVLFSECGHFVHMEKQKAAEKVMKDFILMKKSSTTKKSFF
- the alr gene encoding alanine racemase, which translates into the protein MLSSRIYLSRSAFSHNIALFRKLIGPKTKFTAIIKSNAYGHGLLATASIALDAGADYLGVNSLEEALSIRKVFSKATVLIMGSIPNLKERKESLADENFWVMVSRVEEMEILAKLSPTPKIHLKVDTGMSRLGIPTNSAEVLAKEIFEKKLPLSGIATHFASTEDFTEHSYSMLQLGRFQDTIDTFAKHGFIDLICHCASSASAMLFSEARMDLVRVGISLYGLWPSLETKLSLSLMKKDVGMLKPALTWKTQIQHIQNLNQGSFIGYGSTYKTTHDTKLAVVPVGYYEGLDRKLSNNGYMLVRGERAKILGRICMNMTMLDITHIPDASIGDDVVIIGKSGNETISADDHATWTGTINYEVVTKILGSFPRIIED
- a CDS encoding aminotransferase class V-fold PLP-dependent enzyme; the encoded protein is MLPNHSELPSFPPFANWKGISQYFPVQADSVWLNYCGTTPVSTYAIEMMNLYFQEYAKYGIFAPNFAEPAIKASIRGYIAEILACDPSEIGIVHNTSEGINLYSHSIQIPKGKRILVLENEYPSNVYPWEHWKEKGVSLEFIPVGKTPEEFLFNLKQELEKGNVYILSLSPVHWCTGVVFDLEAVSQLCENHHTKLVIDGSQAVGHIALDFGKIKVAFCAFAAWKWLLGPLGLGVVYLSKEESKGFKLIFKGQASVVNDSSYFPYRDEWKPAADQFEQSTINFNDWIYFYASLRMLSTLGFSRVRDRIYEVADLFKKALHELGFSLESDAFPTIKTGILAITGHKDPSKFQPEAIQSFLKQKGITTAVRLGRLRMAPHIAIEEEHVVRVRDALKEYLSLS
- a CDS encoding bile acid:sodium symporter family protein gives rise to the protein MFTKISKQIVNAFPLVLLLISGIGFIYPEKIIWFQGSWITYSLGAIMLGMGLTLEAEDFVRILKQPKPILIGTVLQYTIMPVLGYTLGYVFQLPEPYAVGLILVSCCPGGTASNVITFLSKADVPLSVTLTSVSTILGILMTPFLVALLIGSRLEIDRLGLVITTFQVILVPVALGLFLKSLFPKLTKEIQDFFPVLSVLLIAMIVASIIASGKETILQSDFRIFFAVILLHLGGFGLGGIFSFYLTKNPKTAKTISIEVGMQNSGLGAVLARTHFLDPSTAIPSALSSLTHSLLGSLFATYFRKEPKKPAIVD